DNA from Gramella sp. MAR_2010_147:
TCATTGAAAATGGCTGTCGCTGTTAGATCTACTGAAAGCGGAGCCCCTTTTGTAGCTTTAACCAGTGTTGAAGGTCTTAGCTTGAAACTGTCGCTCAGGTCAAACACATAGCCCGAAGTTAAGTAATAATGAACCTGTTCCAGAGCCTTGAACTCTTCCTGACGGTTATTATCCTTATTAATTAACTTAGGGGCAGAAAATCCAAGATACCAGTTCTGAGATGAAAGGTAAGCACCGGCTCCAAAATTTGGAGTCCAGCGATTAAACTCATCAGAAAAGAAGGGATCATCTCCTAAAGTAGGATCATCCAGGCCATAATAGTATGCGCCGGCTTTTAAACCAAGTCTTAAGGTTAAATCGGCACTAAGATCTACTCTATAAGAGAAATCTCCATAGACAAAGGTGGTGTTTTCATCTCCAATTTTATCGTTTATTACAGATAGCCCAAGACCTATCTTATCATTTCTCAAAGGAGAGTTAATAGATAAGGTTTGAGTGACCGGAGCTCCATCTACACCAACCCATTGATTTCTATTCAATGCTGTGATAGAAAATCCATCCCTGCTACCTGCATATGCCGGGTTTATAGAGATTGTATTGTACATGTACTGCGTAAACTGAGGGAGCTGTTGCGAAAAACCTGGAGCCGCAACAAATAGTATTAGTATAATTAGATAAACTTTTTTCATGGTTTCCCTTTTTTATTTAGTTCCTAAGTAAATATAACCTTGAATTGGCTCGAAGTTTCCTTCTCTGATCTCCAGAACATAGAAGTATGTTCCAGAAGGTAATTGATTTGAGCTTGTGAAAGATGAATCTGAATAACCATCCCAGTTGTTCTGATAATTCTGAGCATCAAAGACTTTAGCTCCCCATCTGTTGAATATCTTAACATCGTAAGTGAATCCACAGCCAGTATCAAGATCTACGGTAAAAAAGTCATTCTTATTGTCTCCGTTTGGAGTTACCGCTTTAGAAATACTATCTCTAACATCCTGCACGCTACATTGTAATACGATACAATCATCTATTTCTAAAGTTACTGTGGTAATCGAAGGACAGTTTCCTTCAATTTCATATTTAAAGGTGTAGAAGCCAGGTGCAGGCACTGACGGATCTAATATATTACCGTTTAAAGCACCAGAGTTATCTGTATCTATCCAGGTTCCGCTTTCATCATAATCACCGGTTAGAAGGTCGAATAGGTCATATTCTCCCTGGTCATCACAAATGCTTTCCCCTTGAACTGTAGTTATTTCCTGAGCAACAGGCTCTTCGATAACTACCGTAGTAAGATCTGATAACTGACCAAATTCATCCTGAGCAACTACATCGTAGGTGCCAGGTGTAAGGTTAGTAAACACCCCTTCAGTCTGGTAGTTCTCTCCATCAATACTATAAGAAAGGCCTTCCTGTGTATCTACAGTAATAGTTCCCGTTGGTTCGCTACAAGTAGCCTGAGCAACATTCACCGACGGAGCAGCCGGAGGAGCAGGAGCAGGGTCTTCTTCAACCGTTACGGTGAATTGACAGGTTGCTTCATTTCCATTAGAATCAGTCACTGTATAAGAGATCACTGTTTCTCCAACAGGGAACTCTTCACCTGAAGCGATTCCGCTGGTCATGGTTGTGGTAGTTTCTCCACAATTATCTGTGATCGTTAAGGCATCATAAGTAACAATTGTTGAAGTTGTTCCGAATTCAACATTCACTGTAAAACTTTCCGGACATTCTATGGAAGGAGCTTCATTATCTACTACTGTAACGGTAAAGCTAGTTGTTGCAGTTAAACCTGCAGTATCTGTAGCGGTATAAGTAACAATAGTTTCTCCAACCGGAAATTCAGATCCTGAAATAAGGCCTTCAGTCATCACAATACTTTCCACTGCGCAATTATCGGTAGCTGTAGCATCTTCAAAGTTTACAACAGCACCACAAACACCAGAGTCATTATTCACGGTGATATCATCCATGTCACTTATCTGCGGAGCTTCATCATCTGCAATTGTAACGGTAAAGCTACAGGTAGCAGAGTTACCGGCGGCATCTGTTGCAGTGAACTCTACAGTAGTTGCTCCAACAGGAAATTGTTCCCCTGAAGCAGGGCCACTTGTTTGAGTTACGGTTACATCACCAGAATTATCAAAACCAGCAGGAGTTTCAAATTCAACTATAGCACCACATACTCCACCATCTACTCCTTCATCAATATCTGATGGACAGTCAAGGCTTGGATCTTCATTATCTTCTACAGTTACTGTAAAACTACACTCCGTACTATTTCCAGAGGCATCAGTTGCAGTAAATGTTACCGTTGTAGTCCCAATTGGGAACTGTGATCCGGAAACCGGTCCGCCAGTTTGTTCCACACTTACTTCACAATTATCAGTTGCCGTTGCATTATCAAAGTTTACAATGGCGTAAGACTCTCCAGTTTCAGTGGTGGCAGTAATACTAGTAGGACATGATATTTCCGGCATTTCGGCATCGGTAACGGTGACATCAAAACTTGTAGTAGTGGTATT
Protein-coding regions in this window:
- a CDS encoding type IX secretion system membrane protein PorP/SprF gives rise to the protein MKKVYLIILILFVAAPGFSQQLPQFTQYMYNTISINPAYAGSRDGFSITALNRNQWVGVDGAPVTQTLSINSPLRNDKIGLGLSVINDKIGDENTTFVYGDFSYRVDLSADLTLRLGLKAGAYYYGLDDPTLGDDPFFSDEFNRWTPNFGAGAYLSSQNWYLGFSAPKLINKDNNRQEEFKALEQVHYYLTSGYVFDLSDSFKLRPSTLVKATKGAPLSVDLTATAIFNEKFFLGANYRIDDAVGAFLDIQLFPGFRAGYAYEYSISDIQPYTSGSHEFLLIYEFRFKNTRYKSPRFF